In one Flavobacteriales bacterium genomic region, the following are encoded:
- a CDS encoding DUF5723 family protein: MSKWSLTLTGGLLAAGLSGQVRILPVDHDHRAGFTPVSEPVLMRNHALIAEGAFDYSANSLLNELPAALWRGIFLNRELRGRSRDGLRSANRLGYALEVRLTHLGEAQGRWRPSLSIAHHELLGARFPADLYNLTFFGNAAYEERRADLGPTAIMRMRYQTIGAGAQDTRTSSHFRVDLVICQSHDAVDIRWADLYTGADGRVLRARIAGDYHRSDTAEAALGVLNGLGLAVSGRWDVPIARNPNRVRLELEARDLGFCAWGRKGQRLDRDTTLTFDGITVDNILDLDGTVIGEEELLDTLGVRFRTTGYSTWLPFQLIARLSAPLGERWMGSIALDQRNLPGYHPQLELSARRLLSERAEAGIEMRMGGFGGLRVGASAAIRPSNRLLITIATPHLPAFLTGRTRGAGLFINAVVGF; the protein is encoded by the coding sequence ATGAGTAAGTGGTCGCTGACGCTGACTGGCGGGCTGCTGGCAGCCGGGCTGAGCGGACAGGTGCGTATCCTGCCCGTGGACCACGACCACCGGGCCGGCTTCACGCCGGTGAGCGAACCGGTGCTGATGCGCAACCATGCGCTGATCGCCGAGGGCGCGTTCGACTACAGCGCCAACTCGCTGCTCAATGAGCTGCCGGCCGCGCTCTGGCGAGGCATCTTCCTCAACCGCGAGCTGCGGGGCCGGTCGCGTGATGGCCTTAGGTCCGCCAACCGTTTGGGCTATGCACTCGAAGTACGCCTCACCCACCTCGGCGAGGCCCAAGGGCGTTGGCGCCCTTCGCTCAGCATCGCGCATCACGAGCTGCTGGGCGCCCGGTTCCCGGCGGACCTGTACAACCTCACCTTCTTCGGCAATGCCGCCTATGAGGAGCGCCGCGCCGACCTGGGACCGACAGCGATCATGCGCATGCGGTACCAGACCATCGGCGCTGGGGCGCAGGATACGCGGACGAGCAGCCATTTCCGGGTCGACCTCGTGATCTGTCAATCGCACGATGCCGTGGACATCCGTTGGGCAGACCTCTACACCGGCGCCGACGGCAGGGTGCTGCGCGCACGCATCGCAGGTGACTACCACCGTAGCGATACCGCCGAAGCTGCGCTCGGCGTGCTGAACGGCCTCGGGCTTGCAGTCTCAGGCCGCTGGGATGTCCCCATCGCACGCAATCCGAACAGGGTGCGGCTCGAATTGGAGGCTCGCGATCTCGGATTCTGCGCATGGGGCCGCAAGGGCCAGCGACTGGATCGGGATACCACGCTGACCTTCGACGGAATCACGGTGGACAACATTCTGGACCTGGATGGAACGGTGATCGGCGAAGAGGAGCTGCTCGACACGCTCGGTGTGCGTTTCCGGACCACGGGCTATTCCACTTGGCTGCCCTTCCAGCTCATCGCGCGCCTGAGCGCACCGCTGGGTGAACGCTGGATGGGCAGCATCGCCTTGGACCAACGGAACCTGCCTGGCTACCATCCGCAGCTCGAACTGTCCGCCCGACGGTTGCTGAGCGAGAGGGCTGAGGCCGGCATCGAGATGCGCATGGGCGGATTCGGTGGGCTTCGGGTGGGGGCGAGTGCGGCAATCCGGCCCAGCAATCGCCTGCTGATCACGATCGCCACGCCTCATCTCCCGGCCTTTCTCACCGGCAGGACCCGCGGCGCCGGCCTCTTCATAAACGCCGTCGTCGGCTTCTAG
- a CDS encoding multidrug efflux SMR transporter: MNWLLLIIAGLFEVGFAVCLGQARATEGSARGWWLAGFIACLAVSMALLYRASQSLPIGTAYAVWTGIGAAGTAVAGIVLFKEPADALRLFFLFSLIASIIGLKAVTH; the protein is encoded by the coding sequence ATGAACTGGCTGCTGCTCATCATCGCCGGTCTCTTCGAGGTGGGATTCGCCGTCTGCCTGGGTCAGGCGCGCGCAACGGAAGGAAGCGCCCGCGGCTGGTGGCTGGCGGGCTTCATCGCCTGCCTGGCGGTGAGCATGGCGCTGCTCTATCGGGCTTCGCAATCGTTGCCCATCGGAACGGCCTATGCCGTATGGACCGGCATCGGTGCCGCCGGCACGGCGGTGGCCGGAATCGTGCTGTTCAAGGAGCCGGCGGATGCCTTGCGCCTGTTCTTCCTGTTCTCGCTCATCGCCTCCATCATCGGCCTGAAGGCCGTTACGCATTGA
- a CDS encoding DUF2628 domain-containing protein: protein MESEPQSIHPGPWGEFPDSLWRAYFGRESDYYMNQLAKLRAGQRLDFSLVAFLFGLAWMIYRKMYAVAFAALMIILLESTLEEVVSQLPRVPETVSGALGTLISIVLGILVGSYANRVYLWDARRAIRQVLQEMPHATSEELTDRIRRSGGTSVLALIAALMAGGALLLALVYAADLLQPAESID, encoded by the coding sequence ATGGAGAGCGAGCCTCAATCGATCCACCCTGGCCCGTGGGGCGAGTTCCCCGACAGCTTATGGCGCGCCTATTTCGGACGCGAGTCGGACTATTACATGAACCAGCTGGCAAAGCTACGCGCGGGCCAGCGGCTTGACTTCAGCCTCGTCGCCTTCCTCTTCGGGCTGGCCTGGATGATCTACCGGAAGATGTATGCCGTTGCGTTCGCTGCACTCATGATCATCCTGCTCGAAAGCACGCTGGAAGAGGTGGTCAGCCAATTGCCCCGCGTGCCGGAAACCGTATCGGGCGCCTTGGGCACCTTGATCAGCATCGTGCTCGGGATCCTCGTAGGCAGCTATGCGAACCGCGTGTATCTCTGGGATGCACGACGCGCGATCCGACAGGTCCTGCAGGAGATGCCGCATGCAACATCGGAGGAGCTGACCGACCGCATCCGGCGGAGCGGCGGCACCAGCGTGTTGGCGCTCATTGCAGCCTTGATGGCGGGTGGCGCCCTGCTGCTTGCGCTGGTGTATGCCGCGGATCTCCTGCAACCCGCGGAATCCATCGACTGA